The Deltaproteobacteria bacterium genome segment CACACAAAAAAAACCCCTTCTCATTCTGGTTAAGTGATTTACTATGATAGTTTTCATCTTCTTTATAAATGAATAATTGATATATTTTTCCAATACTTCTGAAGATATTCAGCTACAAGGCGCCGATGACATTGATCAGGCTTGGGTTCACTGCACAATAACACGGTAGGCATATTAAAAAGGTCTTTCTTTAAAAATCCAGATACTTGACGTTCATTTAGGAGATCGAGGAACATTTTCTCATATTCTTCCCAGGTAATTCTCTTATCACGGTATCCTTCCAAAATATTTAAGATCGTCCTGCTTGGAGAATCCGGCAAGTTGGGATTGATTGTTTAATCGAATATCAATGAGGCGCTTGATACCAGAGCGTTTTAAGATTTCAAAGAACTGCGCCGCGCTTTTTTTGGTGAAACCGATGGTGTAGATTTCCACTCCTTGACCTCCTGTCCTGCAAAGAGGTTCATTTGCCCCTTATGCTTTTGGTAGTCTTCTTCTGCCGTCAATTCTTCCTCGCTTTGTAACCTGCCATTCCCCCTGATGTGAATTATTCTGACTCCGCGTTTAATTAAAACCTTGCCTATTAATAGCCGTCTATGACATTTAGCCGGGTCCTCCTCACCACAAAGAAGTGCCACTCTGTAGCTCCGGGCGCCTTTAAGCAGACGGTTTATACCTTCTTGAAATTGTATAGATTTCTCCATCCGGTCGTAGTAGACGTGACCTTCTTCGTCATAAACCTCTTCAGTTTCTGGCCGACCGCCGAGAGTATCTCCTAAATA includes the following:
- a CDS encoding DUF488 domain-containing protein, with amino-acid sequence MKTGQEAELYTIGHSNHSWEKFLTLLEEGHIEVLVDVRSSPFSRYATHFNKDILAKSLSRAGIKYLYLGDTLGGRPETEEVYDEEGHVYYDRMEKSIQFQEGINRLLKGARSYRVALLCGEEDPAKCHRRLLIGKVLIKRGVRIIHIRGNGRLQSEEELTAEEDYQKHKGQMNLFAGQEVKEWKSTPSVSPKKARRSSLKS